The following proteins are encoded in a genomic region of Canis lupus familiaris isolate Mischka breed German Shepherd chromosome 6, alternate assembly UU_Cfam_GSD_1.0, whole genome shotgun sequence:
- the LOC111096443 gene encoding 60S ribosomal protein L34-like — MVQRLTYHRRLSYNTASNKTRLSRTPGNRIVYLYTKKVGKVPKSACAVCPGRLRGVRAVRPKVLTRLSKTKKHVSRAYGSSMCAKCVRDRIKRAFLIEEQKIVVKVLKAQAQSQKAK; from the coding sequence ATGGTTCAGCGTTTGACATACCATCGTAGGCTGTCCTACAATACAGCCTCTAACAAAACTAGGCTGTCCCGAACCCCTGGCAATAGAATCGTTTACCTTTATACCAAGAAGGTTGGGAAAGTGCCAAAGTCTGCATGTGCTGTGTGCCCTGGCCGACTTCGAGGAGTTCGTGCTGTGAGACCTAAAGTCCTTACGAGATTGTCTAAAACGAAAAAACACGTCAGCAGGGCCTATGGTAGTTCCATGTGTGCTAAGTGTGTTCGTGACAGGATCAAGCGTGCTTTCCTTATTGAGGAGCAGAAAATCGTTGTGAAAGTGTTGAAGGCACAAGCACAGAGTcagaaagctaaataa